CCATTGATATTATCGACGAAAAGATTGTTGGTGCTGGCGGAACATGATCCGTCGATCAAAGGGGAATGCCTGGCAGCGGATCTATCGCCGTAAAACTTGCCGTTCCAATAGATACCTCTGGCCCTGAATCTGTCGTTGAAAGTGGAATTGACCCTCAAGCCCAGTGAATGGAGGCCGTAAACGCCCTCGGGGTCCCAACGCTGGTCCCAGCCAGTTAATAAATTGGTTTCGAGGCGGTAGCTCAAACTGGAATCCCTGTATGCATACTGGAGCAAAGCCCGTTGGGGTGAACCCGGCAGGAAAAGCTCCAGCAGGGAGGACTTGAACGCCTTCCAGCTTTCAAAAGGCGCGTGAACGCCTGAACCCAGGATGAGCGGATCATCCAGTATATAGGTTTCATTTTCGGCCAGGGGGCTGGGCAAAAGCTGGCTGCGCACATCTGGGTAGAAGGCGGTATTCGTGAATTCTGTTTGAGCGTGGCCCGCCCCGACTGCCAGCGCCAGCAACAGCAGCAAAGCCAGGCGGTTGAAAACGGCTCTCCAATTCGCGCGTCCCATCATTTCAGTCCTTTGAGTTTTGCCACGATTTCTTCCACTTCCCGAACACCCAAACGCATCTCGCGGGCTATTTCGCTGGAAGACCAGCCCTGGTCCAGCAGCTTCTGCACCATGCGCTGCCTGGTTTCGGGGTCCAGAAGCAAAGTCCTGCCCTCTGCGGGATTTTCGTCCCCTTCTGTTTCGGAAGTCCCGGAAACGGCTTCCGGCCTTTTGGCCAGAAAGAACTTCAAGACCACCAGCAGGATCAGCAGTGCCGCAGCCGCAATGATCAGCCAAAGCGGCAGATTGCCCTTAGTTGTTTTGTCATCGTTCACAGCATTCGCCTCAAGCCCGGAAGTTCCGGCTGTGGTTGTTTCCGGCAGGGCTTTGGCTTCAAGCTGTTCTTCTTCGCTCGCGGGCAACGGTATCTGGGACGGCGAGGCAATTTGCGCGGAGGGCTGTTCCTGTGGGGATTTGGAACCCGGAGCTTTCACCGAAGGCGCAGGGGATGCCTGTTTGGGACGGTTGCTGACGTTTTCCGGCAGGGCCACCTTTTTGGGCATGGCCGAGGGAGGGATGTTTGTTTTGGGCGCGGAGTTCACAGCGACCGTGATGCGGTCCCGGTTTGAATTGCTACTGTGGCTTATGTCAAAATCGCCCATGGTCTTGATGTCGATGATGGCGTCTCTGCCTTCAATGCGGGCCGAAACTACATCGATGACTTCACTCAGCCGCGGATACTGGGGTTTGTTGCCCAGAGAGCTTACATTCTTGATGGTGAGGCGCAAGCCTTTGCCTCCGGGCAACTTCTGCGCCGTGTATTGGGCTGGTTCGCTAAGTTCGATGCACACGGTGTTTGAGGTTTTGGAAGTATCGGTTGAGCGTACCGATTCCACCTCCGCGGCCGCGCAGAGCAGCCAGGCGCCCAAAGCGAGCGCCAGAATCAATGTTCTTTTCACCTTTCCTCCATCCAGACAGCGCTTGGCCGTCCGCTCAGTAAATCAGTATAAAATCTCCAGCCATCCAGCCAAAACCGGAGGGATGGAGTCTGTGCTTCATTCTATTGGTATGATTCTTTCCACCATGGCCTGGATGGTGAAGGCGATCCGCAGGATTCCGTTCACGTACTGCACCTTGGGATGTTCTTTATCCAGGTTGAGGTCGGGGAAAAAGATCCGGCGGTCGAATCTGCCAGTGTCAATTTCCATGCTGTAATATGTGGTCTGGCAGTCCTCGGAATGCAGTACGCGGGTTCCGCTGACACGCAGATACTCACTGCTGGCTGAGATGTTTATCTCGTCTTTATTCACTCCGGCCAGTTCCACCAGCACCACCCACTGCGTTTCGGTCTGGTAAACGTCGCATTTGGGATGCCAGAAATCGTCAATGGCGTCCTCGATGGCTAGGGGGCTTTTCGTGAGCGAGGAAACTTCGCCCAGGATTTTCAGCATTTCACGGCGGATGCCGTTTAGGTTCGAATATATTTTGTCAGGCATCTTCCATCCCCAATGTTAGTTACA
This window of the Candidatus Cloacimonadota bacterium genome carries:
- a CDS encoding Hsp20/alpha crystallin family protein; translated protein: MPDKIYSNLNGIRREMLKILGEVSSLTKSPLAIEDAIDDFWHPKCDVYQTETQWVVLVELAGVNKDEINISASSEYLRVSGTRVLHSEDCQTTYYSMEIDTGRFDRRIFFPDLNLDKEHPKVQYVNGILRIAFTIQAMVERIIPIE